A segment of the Leptospira hartskeerlii genome:
AACTAGGAGTAAGCGTTCTTCCGTGAGTAAAAAAATCGCAGGTAAGACGATCCTAATTATAGGCGGAGGACTTTTACAAGTCCCCATCATCCAAACGGCAAAAACGATGCTTCTTAGGACAGTGGTGGCGGATATGAATCCGGATGCGCCCGGTCTGAAAATTTGCGATCTTCCTCTTATCATGTCCACAAAGGATATAGAAGGAATGGTAAGAGAGGCTAAAAAATTATCCGCTACTACAAAGATAGATGGGGTCATCACCGCAGGAACGGATGCGAGTATGACTGTTGCCGCAGTAGCTAACGCATTAGATCTTCCTGGTATCAGATTTGTGGATGCGGAAGCAGCTTCTAATAAAGTAAAGATGAGAGAACGCCTGAAAAAAGCAGGAGTTCCGATTCCAGGTTTTGCTCCTGTTTGGAGTATCCAAGATACACGTGATGCGTTGGAATTCCTACAATTCCCATTGGTAATGAAACCTGCGGATAATATGGGAGCCCGCGGAGTTGTAAAAGTAAACAATCGGGAAGAGCTACAGGCCGCATTCAAACATGCAAAAAAATATTCACCGACTGGTGAGATGATCTTAGAAGAATATATGCCAGGTCCCGAAGTTTCCGTGGATGCGCTTGCATGGGACGGAAAATATATGATCACAGGTCTTGCGGACCGTATCATTGAAAGAGAACCCTATTTTATAGAGATGGGCCATAATATGCCTTCTGCTCTTTCTCCCGAGATCCAAAAAGAAATAGAAGATGTGATGTTCCGTGGAATGCAGGCTCTCGGGATCAGAAGAGGTGCAGGTAAAGGAGATATTAAAGTTACACCTACAGGTGTAAAAGTGGGAGAGATCGCGGCACGTCTTTCCGGTGGATTCATGTCTGCATTTACTTTTCCTTTATCTAGCGGGATCAATCTAAATAGAGCAGCCATATTGATTGCGCTTGGAGAAGAGCCTGATAATTTAGAGCCGTTATTTCATCGAGTATCCATTGAAAGAGCATTGCTTGCGCCTAAGGGAAAACTTCTTGCAATCGACGGACTGGAAGAAGCTAAGAAGATCGAAGGTGTAACTGATATTTACCTCTTACACAAAGTAGGAGATATTATCCCGGAACCCACGAACAATATTGAAAAAACCGGGCATGTGATCATCTCTGCGGAAAATTTGAGTCAAGCAGAGAGTGTATTCTCCAAAGTATTAGAAACGATTCAATTTACTTGCGACGAGTTATATTCCATTTCCGAGAAAGAGATCGCGGCTAACGCAAGATCTCGTTTTGGAAAGGAAATCTGTTGGGTCTGCAAGGTTTGTGACGGAACTGACTGTGCTTCCGGAGTTCCCGGGATGGGCGGAGTAGGAAGAATGCTCAGCTTCCAGGACAATACAAAAGCATTGGAGGAATATTCTATTCTACCCAGATATATCCGCGACAATGTGCAAGCGAATACCGAGAGCCTATTTTTAGGTCAGAAATTATCGACTTCGTTCATGTGCGCTCCAATGACGGGTGCAATCACAAACATGAGCGGAGCCATGGACGAATATACATTAGCCGCAGTTTTATTGGAAGGATGTTTGGCTTCTGGCAGCTTGGCATGGTTAGGCGATGGCGCAAGCCCGGAGAAATATCTGATCATTCTGGAAGCTCTCAAAAAAGTGGACGGTAAAGGTATCCTTATCTGTAAACCTCGCGAAGACGAGGGACTCATCAAAGAAAGATTTCAAGAGGCAGAGGCGCAGGGTGTCATCGCACTCGGAATGGATATAGACGCGGTAAATTTCAAAACTCTGGTGCAGAAAAAAATCCCTTCCGTCACAAGAGGAGTGGACGCACTCTCTAAAATACGTTCTTACACTAAACTTCCTTTTATCTTAAAAGGTGTAATGAGTCCTGAAGATGCGATCCTTGCGAGAGAAGCAGGGGCGGATGCAATCGTTGTTTCTAACCATGGTGGCAGAGTTTTGGATGACATGCCAGGAACTGCGAGAGTTCTTCCTATGATCCGTGAAGCATTGGGACCTGATTTTCCAATCTCCGTAGATGGAGGTGTGAGAAGTGGGGCAGACGTTTTCAAAATGCATGCATTAGGCGCAAACAACGTTCTTATCGGAAGACCTATGGCAATTTCCGCAGTGGGCGGAGGAGTTGCCGGAGTCCGGTTTTTAGTGAGCCAATACACGGAAGGATTGGCACAGGCGATGAATACGGTAGGAGTTTCTAAAATTTCCGAAATTAGGAAAGAATTTATTTTCAGAAAAAAAGAGGAGACTTCCTCGTAAAATCCCGCTTAGATTTTTCTTTTTACCCGACTTTTGATATAATTCCACAAAAGGTTTTCGGGTATCCCCTCAACGTATTAGTACAATATAATGCAAAGTATAGATTTATGCTCCCGGTTGGAGTTCCAACTAAAGTAAGAAGAATTGATCTGGAAAATTACTTGGAACTAGTAATTTCCTTTCCCTAAACAAGGGAGCCGTTAAACTCGGATTCCTTGTTAAAGGGTCAGGGATTCCTTTAGGAGGAAAGTTTGGATAGGACAGTCAAAGAAACAGAGGCTCTGACTAAAATCCTCCAAACATTATTTGCGAGACTACCGGTTTCTGTGGAAATTAAGGGCAGGTCCTATCCCGCAAAAATTGTAGGGATCAAAGACGGTCTCTATCTTCTGGCGTCTCTACCCGGAAAATCGGATGGAGAGAAGACCAGGATCTTATTTCTCACTCATAATAATCATTTTTTTCACGGCGTTTTTACTGTTGTTCAAAGAAATGAAGGTAACGCTTTAGAATTACTTAGGATCCAAGCGGTAAAGGTCAGTGAGGCAAAACGTGCGCAAGGTAGGGTGGATTTGGAAAACGGCAGAGAGCCGATCATCCTTACCAATATCATCAACCAGCTCCACTTAAGGCGTTCATTAGGTTTTATTGATAAAATAGTAGAGACCATCCTTCAGAAACATTCCAAAAAAATGAAAGAGACCTATCCGGAGTCTTTGATCTATTTTTCGGATCGAATGGATAACCGTCTCAGGATCATGTACAACTTCGAACAATCGATTTTTGTTACCAACCGTTTGGAAAGAAGTTCCGGTGGAGCAGGGCAAAATTTCGTTCCGATTGAAGAATATCTGAAACTTCTTGCATTGAATAAGATAGAATCCAGATTTATTTCCGAAATTTCAGTTCTGATACGTTATAAAAATTATACTCCTCTCGGCTATGTGCAGGTTCTATCCGAAAAGCCGTTAGATACTGAAGATTATAATAAGATCACATTATTCGCTGCTGCCGTCTCTAGGGACGTGATTGCTTCAGGGTTCTTCCAAGAATCCAAGGAAAGATGTATCGCAGAAGATATAAGCAGAAGTGGACTTGGATTTTTCCATGCTCAATCTATTTTCTTTTCCAGAAGTTTTGCTGTGGGAGAAATATTACTCTTCGATCTGCAGTTGAACCAAGAATTGAGAGGAACTTATCGTGCCGCTATCCGAAACATCACGAATACCGACAAAATGTTCCGTATCGGTTTGCAATTCTTTAACTTAAATTCCAAAGAAGAAGAGATGCTGAACCAATTCGTGGATTCCAGATTAGGACCTGGAGAAGGTTCTCAAGCTCCGGAATCTACTGTGCAAGAATCAAGTCTTCCATCTGAAGCTGGATCTGCTCCGGAAATGGAAACAGTTTCGGAAGATATTCCGGATATGGGTTTTGAAGGAGAAGAAGAGTCTGTCTAATTCTCCTGCGCACGAAGGTCTAAGAACAAAGGTCGGGAAAGAAGAAGCCGGTTCCAGACTGGATGTATTTCTCGCTTTCCGATTTACTTACCAATCCAGATCCAATTGGAGAAAAATATTAGAAGAAGGTAAAATACTCGTCCAAGGAAAAGTGGCAAAACCTTCTTACTCCATTAAAGAAGGTGACGAGATACTTTATTTGCCTGGAGAAATTTTCGAACCTCCTGTTCAAACCGACTTCAAAATTTTATTCGAAGACTCTCGTTATATCGCAGTCGAAAAACCTGGAGATATTCCGATTCATAGTGCCGGAAGATACAGAAAAAATAATCTTACGGATCTATTGGAAGAAGATTCCCGTTTTGAAAAGATTTATACTATTCATAGATTGGACAGAGAAACTTCCGGAGTGGTAGTTTTTGGAAAAGATTCGGAAGCAGCTTCTAAATTTGCAGATCTATTTTCCAAAAGGAAAGTAAACAAAACGTATATTTCTTATGTTTGGGGAAATTTTCCTACTTCCTTTAGGGCAAAAGGATATTTGATATCGGATCCTTCTTCTTTAATTCGTAAAAAGAGAAAATTCGTCCAAAAAGATTTTTTTCAAAAATTAGAAATTCCGGAAGAAGATTCGGAAACCTGCGAAACTAATTTTAGAAAAATAGGAGAAGGCACACTTCATGGGGTGCCTTTTTCTAAAGTGTATTGTTTTCCAAAAACAGGAAGGCTCCATCAAATCAGGGCCACGTTGTATTCTTTAGGATTTCCATTACTTGGAGATAAAATTTACGGCAAGGATGAGAGTGCGTTTATAGAATTTATAGAAGGAAAGGACCCTGATTTGATCGCTAAACTTGGAATGAATAGACAAGCTCTACATTCAAGTTCTCTAAAGTTCATTCATCCATTTACAGGAATAAAAACTAAGATCGGATCGGATTTGCCGGAGGATTTTCCGGAATGAACGAAAAACCAGGGTTTTGGATCTCTTTATTTCCTCTTGGATTTTTGATCCTTTCATTGAGCACTGCAGGTTATTTATTCGGAAGCGGTATTGCGGAAGGACCTGCCCAAATTTTATTGTTCAGTGCCGGTGCGATCTCCGCGGGAATTTCCAGAATCAGAGGAATTTCTTGGGAGAAGATAGAAGACACAGTTTTAGATTCTCTAAGAAACGTTCTCCAGCCAATACTCATTTTACTTCTGATCGGAGCATTAATCGGGATTTGGATCCGTTCTGGAATCGTTCCTGCGCTCATAGTCTGGGGATTGGAACTACTAAAGCCTGAGATATTTTTACCGTCTGCACTTATCTTATCTTCCGTCGTTTCTCTGGCTACAGGAAGTTCTTGGTCCACTGTTGGAACGATCGGAGTCGCTTTGATTGGAGTGGGAGCAGGACTTGGGAAACCGTTGGGAATGGTTGCCGGGGCAGTAGTTTCGGGTGCTTACTTCGGAGATAAACTTTCTCCCTTTTCGGAAACTACAAATCTAGCATCTTCCATTACTGGAGTTTCACTTTTATCACATATCCGTAATATGGCTAGGACCACTTTGCCGGCATTCGGGATCTGTCTTTTGGCATTTGGGTTTTTGGGATGGGGTGGTAACCAAGGAGAAACGGAAACTGCAACTGGTCCTGTGATTTCCGCACTCAAAGCTGAATTTCATATTTCTTGGGTTTTACTTTTTCCTCCTTTGCTTACATTTTTTCTGATCTATTTTAGAGTTTCTGCAATTCCTTCCATATTTATAGGGGTTTTGAGTGGGGGAGTTTGTTTCGTGCTGACCCAAACTAATATATATGCAAATTCTTTAAACTTCCAAGATGCTGCTTCTTCCGCTTTTAAAAATTTGGTCTCTGCCGCCTCGGAAGGAACGAAGGTAAGAACAGGACACGCGGTTGTAGACGGATTATTATCCAGAGGCGGAATGTCTTCTATGCTTTCCACAGTTTGGCTCATTATCTCCGCCATGTTTTATGCAGGGATCATGGAAGGAGGAGGGATGACCCAAGTTTTAGCCGAGAAGGTCTTGAACTGGGCCAACGCGAGAGGATCTCTATTTGCAGCTACAGTATTTACCTGTGTTGGAACAAATCTATTCTGTGCGGATCAATATCTTGCGATCGTAGTCCCAGGCAAAATGTTCAAAGAAGCTTATTCCAGAAAAGGATTGGATCCAAGAAATCTTTCCCGCTGTTTGGAGGATTCTGGAACAATGACCTCCGCATTAGTTCCCTGGAATTCCTGCGGTTCCTTTATGGCTACCGCATTAGGAGTTCCTACACTCGTGTATCTTCCTTACGCATTCTTAAATTTACTTTCTCCTTTATTTTCCTTAGTCACGGGATG
Coding sequences within it:
- a CDS encoding PilZ domain-containing protein; protein product: MDRTVKETEALTKILQTLFARLPVSVEIKGRSYPAKIVGIKDGLYLLASLPGKSDGEKTRILFLTHNNHFFHGVFTVVQRNEGNALELLRIQAVKVSEAKRAQGRVDLENGREPIILTNIINQLHLRRSLGFIDKIVETILQKHSKKMKETYPESLIYFSDRMDNRLRIMYNFEQSIFVTNRLERSSGGAGQNFVPIEEYLKLLALNKIESRFISEISVLIRYKNYTPLGYVQVLSEKPLDTEDYNKITLFAAAVSRDVIASGFFQESKERCIAEDISRSGLGFFHAQSIFFSRSFAVGEILLFDLQLNQELRGTYRAAIRNITNTDKMFRIGLQFFNLNSKEEEMLNQFVDSRLGPGEGSQAPESTVQESSLPSEAGSAPEMETVSEDIPDMGFEGEEESV
- a CDS encoding alpha-hydroxy-acid oxidizing protein: MSKKIAGKTILIIGGGLLQVPIIQTAKTMLLRTVVADMNPDAPGLKICDLPLIMSTKDIEGMVREAKKLSATTKIDGVITAGTDASMTVAAVANALDLPGIRFVDAEAASNKVKMRERLKKAGVPIPGFAPVWSIQDTRDALEFLQFPLVMKPADNMGARGVVKVNNREELQAAFKHAKKYSPTGEMILEEYMPGPEVSVDALAWDGKYMITGLADRIIEREPYFIEMGHNMPSALSPEIQKEIEDVMFRGMQALGIRRGAGKGDIKVTPTGVKVGEIAARLSGGFMSAFTFPLSSGINLNRAAILIALGEEPDNLEPLFHRVSIERALLAPKGKLLAIDGLEEAKKIEGVTDIYLLHKVGDIIPEPTNNIEKTGHVIISAENLSQAESVFSKVLETIQFTCDELYSISEKEIAANARSRFGKEICWVCKVCDGTDCASGVPGMGGVGRMLSFQDNTKALEEYSILPRYIRDNVQANTESLFLGQKLSTSFMCAPMTGAITNMSGAMDEYTLAAVLLEGCLASGSLAWLGDGASPEKYLIILEALKKVDGKGILICKPREDEGLIKERFQEAEAQGVIALGMDIDAVNFKTLVQKKIPSVTRGVDALSKIRSYTKLPFILKGVMSPEDAILAREAGADAIVVSNHGGRVLDDMPGTARVLPMIREALGPDFPISVDGGVRSGADVFKMHALGANNVLIGRPMAISAVGGGVAGVRFLVSQYTEGLAQAMNTVGVSKISEIRKEFIFRKKEETSS
- a CDS encoding pseudouridine synthase; protein product: MSNSPAHEGLRTKVGKEEAGSRLDVFLAFRFTYQSRSNWRKILEEGKILVQGKVAKPSYSIKEGDEILYLPGEIFEPPVQTDFKILFEDSRYIAVEKPGDIPIHSAGRYRKNNLTDLLEEDSRFEKIYTIHRLDRETSGVVVFGKDSEAASKFADLFSKRKVNKTYISYVWGNFPTSFRAKGYLISDPSSLIRKKRKFVQKDFFQKLEIPEEDSETCETNFRKIGEGTLHGVPFSKVYCFPKTGRLHQIRATLYSLGFPLLGDKIYGKDESAFIEFIEGKDPDLIAKLGMNRQALHSSSLKFIHPFTGIKTKIGSDLPEDFPE
- the nhaC gene encoding Na+/H+ antiporter NhaC; protein product: MNEKPGFWISLFPLGFLILSLSTAGYLFGSGIAEGPAQILLFSAGAISAGISRIRGISWEKIEDTVLDSLRNVLQPILILLLIGALIGIWIRSGIVPALIVWGLELLKPEIFLPSALILSSVVSLATGSSWSTVGTIGVALIGVGAGLGKPLGMVAGAVVSGAYFGDKLSPFSETTNLASSITGVSLLSHIRNMARTTLPAFGICLLAFGFLGWGGNQGETETATGPVISALKAEFHISWVLLFPPLLTFFLIYFRVSAIPSIFIGVLSGGVCFVLTQTNIYANSLNFQDAASSAFKNLVSAASEGTKVRTGHAVVDGLLSRGGMSSMLSTVWLIISAMFYAGIMEGGGMTQVLAEKVLNWANARGSLFAATVFTCVGTNLFCADQYLAIVVPGKMFKEAYSRKGLDPRNLSRCLEDSGTMTSALVPWNSCGSFMATALGVPTLVYLPYAFLNLLSPLFSLVTGWTGWGLAGKDLESKKE